One part of the Anopheles coustani chromosome 2, idAnoCousDA_361_x.2, whole genome shotgun sequence genome encodes these proteins:
- the LOC131261865 gene encoding ATP-binding cassette sub-family G member 1-like encodes MVQLSETIPMEELDEMKLDGSSRGFDLSFRNISYSVKQKHHRTNYTILQNLSGSFRSGRLVGIMGPSGAGKSTLLNVLSGFKKANVTGELTVDGQLLSERRSRKLVSYTQQEVNLWRSLTVEQSLKYAAEFKLGKSSTAQKRTKVHELLEVLGLESCADTLTGDISGGEAKRLSIGLELLSDPKVMLLDEPTTGLDSVSAYQVLAHVRELAARGRVIACVIHQPNSQQLQLIDDLFVLARGRRVYSGPTNEMVSRFASFGLHCPVSYNPADYALDIASLDQEDDRLKRLMMDEEEDILDYQSSIVDHTKSVDESHERYSLTTFQQLGVLLRRTALCVAKDSFQLKARVLINIVNAFVISIAYYNIGNNADRLISNTAFIILSQYVIFFSSVASAVLVYPRESACLVQESKNNWYSLKAYYWAKIIIEIPTLFISSLVYIVIVYYFTSQPLEVFRFVLFTGMCLLFGWISQMLGLLFGSLMSVQTSAFWTIMVLIPSYLCSGFYVPLRDASVLLRPVMYVSFVRYAFEGSLSAIYGYDRPDLECPEMFCYFGKLKKYLGFISLPELAYEYDLLALFIWIVCLMLAVYLSLRRRIKAD; translated from the exons ATGGTACAACTCAGTGAAACAATTCCGATGGAGGAACTGGATGAGATGAAACTGGATGGTAGCTCTCGTGGATTTGATCTGTCCTTTCGCAATATTTCGTACAGTGTGAAACAAAAGCATC ATCGTACGAATTACACGATTCTGCAGAACCTCTCGGGTTCCTTTCGATCCGGTCGTCTCGTAGGAATAATGGGGCCTTCCGGAGCCGGCAAATCAACGCTGTTAAATGTGCTCAGTGGATTTAA GAAAGCCAATGTCACTGGCGAATTAACGGTAGATGGACAACTTCTATCGGAACGTCGCAGCCGCAAACTTGTTTCCTACACTCAGCAAGAGGTCAATCTGTGGCGGAGTCTCACCGTAGAGCAGAGTCTAAAGTACGCGGCCGAGTTCAAACTTGGTAAAAGCAGTACAGCACAGAAGCGGACTAAAGTCCACGAGCTACTGGAAGTTCTGGGATTGGAATCTTGTGCTGACACACTTACTGGAGATATCTCTGGTGGAGAAGCGAAGCGCCTCTCAATCGGACTCGAGCTACTATCCGATCCAAAAGTGATGCTCCTGGACGAACCAACAACAGGGTTAGATTCGGTTTCCGCTTATCAGGTGTTGGCTCATGTCCGAGAGCTCGCCGCCCGAGGACGCGTCATCGCTTGCGTCATTCATCAGCCGAACTCTCAACAATTGCAGCTCATCGACGATCTGTTTGTGCTGGCCAGAGGACGCCGCGTCTACAGTGGTCCAACCAATGAGATGGTGTCTCGTTTTGCAAGTTTCGGTCTCCATTGTCCTGTTTCGTACAATCCGGCGGATTATG CCCTGGATATTGCCAGCCTTGATCAGGAGGATGATCGTCTGAAACGACTTATGATGGATGAAGAAGAGGACATCCTTGACTACCAATCCTCTATCGTAGATCATACAAAAAGCGTCGATGAGTCACATGAACGCTACAGTCTGACAACATTCCAGCAACTCGGCGTGTTACTGCGGCGTACCGCCTTGTGCGTGGCGAAAGATTCG TTTCAGCTAAAGGCGCGAGTTTTAATCAACATTGTGAATGCCTTTGTCATAAGTATCGCTTACTACAATATAGGCAACAATGCTGATCGTCTCATATCTAACACCGCGTTCATAATTTTGTCCCAGTACGTCATTTTCTTCTCGAGTGTAGCGTCAGCTGTTTTGGTTT ATCCTCGTGAGTCGGCGTGCCTCGTCCAGGAGAGCAAAAATAATTGGTACTCGCTTAAAGCATACTACTGGGCCAAGATCATTATCGAGATACCTACGCTG TTTATCTCATCCCTGGTGTACATCGTCATCGTATACTACTTTACCTCACAACCGTTGGAGGTGTTTCGCTTCGTGTTGTTCACTGGAATGTGCCTCCTGTTCGGTTGGATTTCGCAGATGCTTGGTCTTCTCTTCGGTAGCCTCATGTCGGTTCAGACTTCCGCCTTTTGGACCATCATGGTTTTGATACCGTCATATCTGTGTTCAGGCTTCTACGTACCATTGCGTGATGCCAGCGTTTTACTTCGTCCGGTAATGTATGTGTCGTTCGTGCGGTACGCGTTCGAGGGTTCCCTCAGTGCGATCTACGGCTATGATCGACCTGATTTGGAGTGTCCAGAAATGTTCTGTTATTTCGGCAAGCTGAAGAAGTATCTTGGTTTCATATCGCTACCAGAATTGGCCTATGAATATGATCTGTTAGCTCTCTTCATCTGGATTGTGTGCCTTATGTTGGCAGTGTATTTGAGTTTGCGAAGAAGAATCAAAGCAGATTAA
- the LOC131261870 gene encoding ATP-binding cassette sub-family G member 1-like: MAQLIETIPMEELHSMKMDGGSREFSLSFRNISYSVKQKHDRTHSAILKNLSGSFRSGRLVGIMGPSGAGKSTLLNVLSGFTIANVTGELMVDGQLLSERRSRKLVSYTQQEVNLWRSLTVGESLKFAAEFKLGKSSTAQKQTKVHELLEVLGLEFCADTLTGDISGGEAKRLSIGLELLSDPKVMLLDEPTTGLDSVFAYQVLAHVRELAARGRVIACVIHQPNSQQLQIIDDLFVLARGRRVYSGPTNEMVPRFASFGLHCPVSYNPADYALDIASLDQEDDRLERLMMDEEKDIFGNQSSIIVPVKRVDESYERYTLTTFQQLGVLLRRTALCVARDSFQLKARVLINIVIAFVISIAYYNIGNNADRLISNTAFIILSQFVIFFSSVASAVLVYPRESACFVQESKNNWYSLKAYYWAKIIIEIPTLFISSLVYIIIVYYFTSQPLEVFRFVLFTGMCLLFGWISQMLGLLFGSLMSVQTSAFSTIMVLIPAYLFSGLFIPLRYANFLLRPLMYVSFVRYAFEGSISAIYGYDRPDPECPEVFCYFGKLKKFLGFISLPELAYEYDLLALFVWIVCLMLAVYLSLRRRIKSDY, from the exons ATGGCACAACTCATTGAAACAATTCCGATGGAGGAACTACACTCGATGAAAATGGATGGTGGCTCTCGTGAATTTAGTCTGTCCTTTCGCAATATTTCGTACAGTGTGAAACAAAAGCATG ATCGTACGCATTCCGCGATCCTGAAGAACCTCTCTGGTTCCTTTCGATCCGGCCGCCTCGTAGGAATAATGGGGCCTTCCGGAGCCGGCAAATCAACGCTGTTAAATGTGCTCAGTGGGTTTAC GATAGCCAATGTCACTGGCGAATTGATGGTAGATGGACAGCTTCTATCGGAACGTCGCAGCCGCAAACTTGTTTCCTACACTCAACAAGAGGTCAATCTGTGGCGGAGTCTTACTGTGGGGGAAAGTCTCAAATTCGCGGCCGAGTTCAAACTTGGTAAAAGCAGTACAGCACAGAAGCAAACTAAAGTCCACGAGCTACTGGAAGTTCTGGGATTGGAATTTTGTGCTGACACACTTACTGGAGATATCTCAGGTGGAGAAGCGAAGCGCCTCTCGATCGGACTCGAGTTACTATCCGATCCAAAAGTGATGCTCCTGGATGAACCAACAACAGGTTTAGACTCGGTTTTCGCTTATCAGGTGTTGGCTCATGTCCGAGAGCTCGCCGCCCGAGGACGCGTCATCGCTTGCGTCATTCATCAGCCGAACTCTCAACAATTGCAGATTATCGACGATCTGTTTGTGCTGGCCAGAGGACGCCGGGTCTACAGTGGTCCAACCAATGAGATGGTTCCTCGCTTTGCAAGTTTCGGACTCCATTGTCCTGTTTCATACAATCCGGCGGATTATG CCCTGGATATTGCCAGCCTTGATCAGGAGGATGATCGTCTGGAGCGTCTGATGATGGATGAAGAAAAAGACATATTTGGTAATCAATCCTCTATTATAGTTCCTGTAAAACGTGTCGATGAGTCATATGAACGCTACACTCTGACAACATTCCAGCAGCTCGGGGTGTTACTACGGCGTACAGCCTTGTGCGTGGCGAGAGATTCG TTTCAGCTAAAGGCGCGAGTTTTAATCAACATTGTGATTGCCTTTGTCATAAGTATCGCTTACTACAATATAGGCAACAATGCTGATCGTCTCATATCTAACACCGCGTTCATAATTTTGTCCCAGTTCGTAATTTTCTTCTCGAGTGTAGCGTCAGCTGTTTTAGTTT ATCCTCGTGAGTCGGCGTGCTTCGTCCAGGAGAGCAAAAATAATTGGTACTCGCTTAAAGCATACTACTGGGCCAAGATCATTATCGAGATACCTACGCTG TTTATCTCATCCTTGGTGTACATCATCATCGTATACTACTTTACTTCACAACCGTTGGAGGTGTTTCGCTTTGTGTTGTTCACTGGAATGTGCCTTCTATTCGGTTGGATTTCGCAGATGCTTGGTCTTCTCTTCGGTAGCCTCATGTCGGTTCAGACTTCCGCCTTTTCGAccattatggttttgatacCGGCATATCTGTTCTCTGGCTTATTCATTCCGTTGCGTTACGCCAACTTTTTACTTCGTCCGCTAATGTATGTGTCGTTCGTGCGGTACGCGTTCGAGGGATCTATCAGTGCGATCTACGGCTATGATCGACCTGATCCCGAGTGTCCTGAAGTGTTCTGCTATTTCGGCAAGCTGAAAAAGTTTCTTGGTTTCATATCGCTGCCCGAATTGGCATATGAATATGATCTGTTAGCTCTCTTCGTCTGGATTGTGTGCCTTATGCTGGCTGTGTATTTGAGCCTGAGAAGAAGAATCAAATCAGACTATTAA
- the LOC131261873 gene encoding ATP-binding cassette sub-family G member 4-like, which yields MEQPFEATTIPMEDLILKKPDSGPLESEFDLFFRNISYCVKQKHDRTHSAILKNLSGSFRSGRLVGIMGPSGAGKSTLLNVLSGFKKANVTGELMVDGQLLSERRSRKLVSYTQQEVNLWRSLTVEESLKYAAEFKLGKSSTAQKQTKVRELLEVLGLESCATTLTDVISGGQAKRLAIGLELLSDPKVMLLDEPTTGLDSVSAYQVLAHVRELAARGRIIACVIHQPNSQQLQLIDDLFVLARGRRIYSGPTNEMVPRFASFGLHCPVSYNPADYALDIASLDQEDDRLKRLMMDEEKDIFDYKFSILNRVKSVDETYQRYGLTTFQQLGVLLRRTALCVAKDSFQLKARFAINVVVALLISIAFYNTGNNADRLLSNTAVLIISLYAIFFSSIVSAVLVYPRESACFVQESKNNWYSLKAYYWAKIIIEIPTLFISSLVYIILVYYFTSQPLEVFRFVLFAGMCLLFGWISQMLGLLLGSLMSVQTSVFCSIMVVVPASLFSGFFIPLRDANFLLRPLMYVSFVRYAFEGSLSAIYSYDRPDPECPEVFCYFGKLKKFLGFISLPELAYEYDLLALFIWIVCLMLAVYLSLRRRIKSD from the exons ATGGAACAGCCCTTTGAAGCAACCACGATTCCGATGGAGgatttaatattgaaaaaacCAGATAGTGGCCCTCTGGAAAGTGAATTTGATCTGTTCTTTCGCAATATTTCGTATTGTGTGAAACAAAAGCATG ATCGTACGCATTCCGCGATCCTGAAGAACCTCTCGGGTTCCTTTCGATCCGGTCGCCTCGTAGGAATAATGGGGCCTTCCGGAGCTGGTAAATCAACGCTGTTAAATGTGCTCAGTGGATTTAA GAAAGCCAATGTCACTGGCGAATTGATGGTAGATGGACAGCTTTTATCGGAACGTCGCAGCCGCAAACTTGTTTCCTATACCCAGCAAGAGGTCAATCTGTGGCGAAGCCTTACCGTAGAGGAAAGTCTCAAGTACGCGGCCGAGTTCAAGCTTGGTAAAAGCAGTACAGCACAGAAGCAAACTAAAGTTCGAGAGTTGCTGGAAGTTCTGGGATTGGAATCTTGTGCTACGACACTCACTGACGTAATCTCAGGTGGACAAGCGAAGCGCCTCGCAATCGGACTCGAACTACTATCTGACCCAAAAGTGATGCTGCTGGACGAACCAACAACAGGTCTAGATTCGGTTTCCGCTTATCAGGTGTTGGCTCATGTCCGAGAGCTTGCCGCCCGAGGGCGCATCATCGCTTGCGTCATCCATCAGCCGAACTCTCAACAACTGCAGCTCATCGACGATCTGTTTGTGCTGGCCAGAGGACGCCGCATCTACAGTGGCCCAACCAATGAGATGGTTCCTCGCTTTGCAAGTTTCGGACTCCATTGTCCTGTTTCATACAATCCGGCGGATTATG CCCTGGATATTGCCAGCCTTGATCAGGAGGATGACCGTCTGAAACGACTTATGATGGATGAAGAGAAGGACATCTTTGACTATAAATTCTCTATTTTAAATCGCGTCAAAAGCGTTGACGAGACTTATCAACGATACGGCCTGACAACATTCCAGCAGCTCGGGGTGTTACTACGGCGTACAGCCTTGTGCGTGGCGAAAGATTCG TTCCAGCTAAAGGCGCGATTTGCTATCAACGTTGTGGTCGCTTTGCTAATCAGTATCGCTTTCTACAACACCGGCAACAATGCTGATCGTCTACTGTCCAACACCGCAGTGCTCATAATATCCTTATACGCAATTTTCTTCTCAAGCATTGTTTCAGCTGTTTTGGTTT ATCCTCGTGAGTCGGCGTGCTTCGTCCAGGAGAGTAAAAATAATTGGTACTCGCTTAAGGCATACTACTGGGCCAAAATTATCATCGAGATACCTACACTG TTTATCTCATCCCTGGTGTACATCATCCTCGTATACTACTTTACCTCACAACCGTTGGAGGTGTTTCGCTTTGTGTTGTTCGCTGGAATGTGCCTCCTGTTCGGTTGGATTTCGCAGATGCTTGGTCTTCTCTTGGGTAGCCTCATGTCGGTTCAGACTTCTGTCTTTTGCAGTATCATGGTGGTCGTACCGGCATCTCTGTTCTCCGGCTTCTTCATTCCGTTGCGTGACGCCAACTTTTTACTTCGTCCGCTAATGTATGTGTCGTTCGTGCGTTACGCATTCGAAGGTTCCCTCAGTGCGATCTACAGCTATGATCGACCTGATCCCGAGTGTCCTGAAGTGTTCTGCTATTTCGGCAAGCTGAAAAAGTTTCTTGGTTTCATATCGCTGCCAGAATTGGCCTATGAATATGATCTGTTAGCTCTCTTCATCTGGATTGTGTGCCTTATGCTGGCAGTGTATTTGAGCCTGCGAAGAAGAATCAAATCAGACTAA